A genome region from Tolypothrix sp. PCC 7712 includes the following:
- a CDS encoding elongation factor G, with product MNEKVKSGSRNVAIVGPYLSGKTTLLESLLFVTGAISRKGSVKDGNTVGDSANESRDRHMSVEISAASTEYNDLRFNFLDCPGSVEFAQETYNALMGVDAAIVVCEPIRDRVLTLAPLFKFLDDWEIPHIVFVNKMDRANIHVLETLHALKAVSSRPLVAHQYPIMQGEQLTGFIDMVSEQAYQYHPGAPADLIPFPENLKEEEHTARAEMLEALANFDDHLLEELLEDIEPPQEEILKDLKMELGADLVVPVFFGVAEQDYGVRPLLEALVREAPEPETTAERRLTKASNTPIAQVLKTFYTPQGGKLSLVRVWQGKLTDGIVLNGVRAGGLYRLMGQQQQSVNEVLAGDIVAVSRLEGIKTGDILSTDAQLKADLPKAEQLEPVYALAITPEKRNDEVKLSSAITKLLEEDPSLNWEQHGDTHEVILWGQGEIHLQVALDRLRRKYNLPMTTHMPQVPYKETIRKPVAAVHGRYKHQSGGHGQFGDVFLDIQPLPRGEGFNFRETIVGGVVPRQYIPGVEMGVREFLAHGPLGFPVVDVAVTLTNGSYHNVDSSEQAFKQAARLAMQTGVPQAQPTLLEPILKVQVTTPSEFTSKALQLLSGKRGQILGYEGRNDWQGWDNISAYLPQAEMHDFIVELRSLTLGVGSFHWEYDHLQEVPEKLAERVLQSNTNGHANGNGNGNSK from the coding sequence ATGAACGAAAAAGTAAAATCGGGTTCGCGGAACGTTGCAATTGTCGGCCCTTATTTAAGTGGAAAAACAACCTTATTAGAAAGTTTGTTATTTGTCACAGGGGCAATTTCCCGTAAAGGCAGTGTCAAGGATGGTAACACAGTTGGAGATAGTGCGAACGAATCGCGCGATCGCCACATGAGTGTAGAAATCAGCGCTGCTAGCACAGAATATAACGACTTGCGCTTTAACTTTCTGGACTGTCCCGGAAGTGTTGAATTTGCCCAAGAAACTTATAATGCCTTAATGGGAGTCGATGCGGCAATTGTAGTTTGCGAACCCATTCGCGATCGCGTCCTCACCCTTGCTCCTCTATTTAAATTCTTAGATGATTGGGAAATTCCCCACATCGTCTTTGTTAATAAAATGGATAGGGCAAATATTCATGTTCTCGAAACATTACACGCCCTCAAAGCCGTTTCCAGCCGTCCCCTAGTCGCCCATCAATATCCCATCATGCAAGGGGAACAGCTCACAGGCTTTATTGATATGGTGAGTGAACAAGCATATCAATATCATCCAGGCGCACCAGCAGACTTAATTCCCTTCCCCGAAAACTTAAAAGAAGAAGAACATACCGCACGAGCAGAAATGCTCGAAGCTTTAGCGAATTTTGACGATCACTTATTGGAAGAACTTTTAGAAGATATTGAACCACCCCAAGAAGAAATTCTCAAGGATTTAAAAATGGAATTAGGGGCAGATTTAGTAGTCCCCGTTTTCTTTGGTGTGGCAGAACAAGATTATGGTGTGAGACCTTTATTAGAAGCTTTGGTACGGGAAGCACCAGAACCAGAAACTACAGCAGAACGCCGCTTAACTAAAGCCAGCAATACCCCCATTGCCCAAGTATTAAAAACTTTCTACACTCCCCAAGGTGGCAAACTTTCCCTAGTCCGTGTTTGGCAAGGCAAATTAACCGATGGTATTGTTCTCAATGGCGTGCGCGCTGGTGGACTTTATCGCTTAATGGGACAACAACAGCAGTCAGTTAACGAAGTTTTAGCTGGCGATATTGTAGCTGTGAGCCGTTTAGAAGGCATCAAAACCGGAGATATCCTCTCTACAGATGCCCAGTTAAAAGCAGATTTACCCAAAGCTGAACAGTTAGAACCCGTTTACGCCCTGGCGATTACTCCCGAAAAGCGCAACGATGAAGTAAAACTCAGCAGCGCCATCACTAAACTATTAGAAGAAGATCCTTCTCTGAATTGGGAACAGCATGGCGATACCCATGAAGTAATTCTGTGGGGACAAGGCGAAATTCATTTGCAAGTCGCCTTAGATAGACTGCGGCGGAAATATAACCTGCCAATGACAACCCACATGCCCCAAGTGCCTTATAAAGAAACCATCCGCAAACCTGTAGCCGCAGTTCATGGGCGCTATAAACACCAAAGCGGTGGACATGGGCAATTTGGTGATGTGTTCCTAGATATTCAGCCCCTACCCCGTGGTGAAGGCTTTAACTTCCGGGAAACCATTGTGGGTGGTGTTGTGCCCAGACAGTATATTCCGGGCGTAGAAATGGGTGTGCGGGAATTTCTGGCACATGGGCCATTGGGCTTCCCTGTTGTGGATGTGGCGGTAACTTTAACCAATGGTTCCTACCATAACGTTGATAGTTCCGAACAAGCCTTTAAACAAGCTGCTAGGTTGGCAATGCAAACAGGAGTACCCCAAGCACAACCCACCCTGCTAGAACCGATTTTGAAAGTGCAAGTAACCACACCGAGCGAATTTACCTCCAAAGCCTTGCAACTACTCAGTGGTAAACGGGGGCAAATCTTAGGTTACGAAGGCAGAAACGATTGGCAAGGTTGGGATAATATCTCAGCATACTTGCCCCAAGCAGAGATGCATGACTTTATTGTAGAACTGCGATCGCTCACTCTCGGCGTTGGTTCTTTCCACTGGGAATATGACCATCTGCAAGAAGTACCGGAAAAACTTGCTGAACGCGTACTGCAAAGTAATACCAATGGTCATGCTAACGGCAACGGTAACGGTAACAGCAAATAA
- a CDS encoding phosphate-starvation-inducible PsiE family protein has protein sequence MHMQKRVKSRFLFCDRWFDRHAIVRNMEAFQDLIVIVLCLGLFAVMLLQLWGILIAITQQLDYKIVTAKILFILILVELFRLLMVYLQEHSIAVGVAVEVTIVSVLREVVVHGALEISSIQTAAICGLLFILGALLIVCAKTPHMDCMSANTKFCPIVYQGSREKQNLEFQYSRRCDENKPLV, from the coding sequence ATGCATATGCAAAAGCGCGTTAAAAGCCGATTTCTATTTTGCGATCGCTGGTTTGATCGCCATGCCATTGTTCGCAACATGGAGGCTTTTCAAGACTTAATTGTTATAGTTTTATGTTTAGGTTTATTTGCTGTCATGTTACTGCAATTGTGGGGGATATTGATTGCCATTACACAGCAATTAGATTACAAAATAGTGACAGCCAAAATACTATTCATCCTGATTTTGGTAGAATTATTTCGGCTGCTCATGGTTTACTTACAAGAGCATAGTATTGCTGTTGGTGTAGCAGTCGAAGTCACAATTGTATCAGTTCTGCGAGAAGTAGTGGTTCACGGTGCCTTAGAAATTTCTTCAATTCAAACAGCAGCAATTTGCGGCTTATTATTCATTTTGGGTGCCTTATTAATAGTCTGTGCAAAAACACCACACATGGATTGCATGAGTGCTAACACAAAATTTTGCCCTATTGTCTATCAAGGAAGTAGGGAAAAGCAAAATCTAGAATTTCAATACTCACGCCGATGTGATGAAAATAAGCCTTTAGTATAG
- a CDS encoding tetratricopeptide repeat protein, translated as MISTEFRANRPFIPALPLQLFIYCFNGKFLPSLYNPCPSILVSLIFLWGSILYPSTSFAITPPDLLAQTTSQGAVDLLNQGLQAIQAGKVQDAIASFKKAVLLDPKLAPAHYNLGLALRQTGQLQPAADAFYQATQADPKFAPAFANLGGALLEGNNLQLANDYLQRAVELDSKLGFAHYNLGLLREQQRDWERAIAAFKKAMQYSQNAPEPAYHLGLVYLQQGKVDQAREAFRQALRVNPQYAEAHYNLGSIWFQQSKWQEALEAFRKAATANSNYANAYYGAGLAFMQLRQYAEAAQVFQYARDLYNAQGNPQWGKNAQQLLQQAQNFHYQPR; from the coding sequence ATGATATCCACAGAATTTCGAGCAAATAGACCCTTCATCCCTGCCTTGCCTCTACAATTATTTATCTATTGTTTTAATGGTAAATTCTTGCCATCCTTATATAATCCCTGCCCAAGTATATTAGTTAGTTTAATTTTTTTATGGGGTAGCATTCTCTATCCTTCTACCAGTTTCGCCATCACCCCACCGGATTTATTAGCGCAAACTACGAGCCAAGGAGCAGTAGACTTATTAAATCAAGGCTTACAGGCGATTCAAGCTGGGAAAGTGCAAGATGCGATCGCTTCCTTTAAAAAAGCTGTCCTGCTAGATCCCAAATTAGCCCCCGCCCACTACAATTTAGGGCTAGCATTACGGCAGACTGGACAACTACAACCTGCAGCAGATGCATTTTATCAAGCAACCCAAGCAGATCCCAAATTTGCGCCCGCTTTTGCCAATTTAGGCGGAGCCTTATTAGAAGGGAATAATCTGCAGTTAGCGAATGATTACTTACAACGCGCAGTAGAACTCGATTCTAAACTCGGTTTTGCCCACTATAACTTAGGATTGCTGCGAGAACAGCAACGAGATTGGGAAAGAGCGATCGCAGCTTTTAAAAAAGCGATGCAATATAGCCAAAATGCCCCAGAGCCAGCCTACCATTTAGGATTAGTTTATCTGCAACAAGGCAAAGTTGATCAAGCCAGAGAAGCCTTTCGCCAAGCGCTGAGAGTTAATCCCCAATATGCGGAAGCACATTACAATTTAGGTTCAATTTGGTTTCAACAAAGTAAATGGCAAGAAGCCTTAGAAGCCTTCAGAAAAGCAGCCACAGCTAACTCAAATTATGCCAACGCCTATTATGGAGCAGGGTTAGCATTTATGCAATTAAGACAATATGCAGAAGCCGCCCAAGTATTTCAATATGCCAGAGATTTATACAACGCTCAAGGCAATCCTCAATGGGGAAAAAATGCCCAGCAATTGTTACAACAGGCACAGAATTTCCATTACCAACCTCGCTAA